AAAAGTACCTTCATTTACATTACCCATCTTAAAGTTCTTCTCGCCTACAAATTGATGACATGGATATATGTCCCCTTGAGAAGCAACTGCCACATACTCATTCCCAGCACCGCATCCTAAAGCCCTTTTGGCAGCACAAGGTCCTTGATTTAAATCCACTTGGAAGTGAAAAAAATTAAATCCCTGACCTTTACGACGTCTGTTAATATATTCTTTAGTAAGATTATCATAGCTTTTAAATATTCGAGGCAGATCTTCCTCACGTATGCTATAATCCTCTTCTTCAGGAGCCACTACCGGTTCTATGGATATCTGTTTAAAACCACAATCGGCTAAATGCAGAACATCTTGGTCGAAATCTAAATTATGCTTTGTAAATGTACCCCTTACATAGTAATCATTTTGATTTCTAAGTTCAGCCAACTTCTGGGCCTTATCTATGATGGCTTCATAACTCCCCTTACCGTTTAATGTCTTACGCATAGCATCATGTATCTGTGGTCTCCCATCTATACTTATAACAACATTTACAAATTCCTTGTTTATATAATCTATAATTTCATCATTCAGTAGCACACCATTGGTAGTAACTGTGAATTTAAATGTTTTTCCCGTTCTCTTTTCCAGTTCTCTTCCATAGGATACTACTTGTTTGACCACATCAAAATTCATAAGAGGTTCGCCACCAAAAAAATCCACTTCAAGATTTTTTCTATTCCCTGAATGAGATATCAAAAAATCCAAGGCATTTCTTCCAGTTTCAAAATCCAGCATCCCTCTCTCTCCGTTAAATGAACCAGTAGATGCAAAACAATATCCACATCTCAAGTTGCAATCATGGGCAGCATGAAGACACATAGCCTTAACTACTGGTGGACCAGCTACATAGGGAATAGTATCGCCCCATTCAGAATATAGCATATCCTCCTTAATAAGCTGTCTTAATTCATCTATACCTTCTGTCAAATCTTTCTTATCATACTTATGTGATAAGGAAGAAAACACCTTGTCCAATTCAAATTCAGGTCCGTAATCCAGAAGATCCCATATCATGTCATCTATAACATGCACTGCCCCACTATTTACATCTAGCACCATTTTTATGTCATTTACTTCAAACTTGTGTATCATCCAATATCCCCTTTAGCAAAAATTTTATAATATATTGACCAATCATAAAACATATAAGCGATATAGCAGGCAAATCCGCCATATCGCCTATTTAGACAGTTATCTCTGACAGCTTTGATTTGCTACCGTGCAGGAAGTTTTACAAGCTGATTGGCAAGATGCTTGGCATTCTCCGCAACCGCCCTTTGATAAACTCTCTTTTAAATTGCCCTTATGCAAAGTCTTAATATGCTTCACAATAGTCTCCTCCTTCATGTATAAATATCGCATCTATTATAGCATAAAATACCTAGATAAAAAAGTATTTGTTATCATATCCTTTTAATGCGCAAAGCAAACTATTAAACTCGCACGACACTTCCATATGGACTCTAATTTTATGCAAATATAATATAATATTATATATTTACACCTATAATACCACCTATTGCACCTACTATAAAACCTAATAATACGTCTGATAGAAGAATGGAATCAAAACTTACATGATTGCTAAATAATATGCTTATAACAAAAGCCCATACAATATACAACCCGCCCGTAATGGCCCCTTTTATCCAACCTTTATTTTTACTTACTTTAGCTGGCAAAGCTGAACCTATGGCTATACTTATTACGCGGATAACCTGATTTACAGGACCTATAACATCCTCCCCTAGATTGGCGAATTTCATTATTATTGCAAATACTATAAAACATAGTAAAGTTATTATTACAGCCAGTAAAGAGCCTTTAAGAATCAGTAATGTATTATTTACCTGACCATCTCTCTTCATCACTGCCACCCCTTTTTCATTTCCTAGTTCAATTTATGCATTATAAACTAAAAATATGATAAAAGGGAATAATGAATATCAAAAAAGGCCTGCCATATAGCAGGCCCTTGCATTTACCTCTAATCAGAAATAGGCTTTTCTACTTCTTTTATAGCCCATCTCTCTATTACCAGATTGACCTTATCTTTACCCACTTCTATAGTAAGAACATCATCTCTAATACCCACTACTTTTGCACAAATACCACCAATAGTAGTTATGTTATCTCCTACCTTTATAGAATTTAACATTTCAGTAGTTTCTTTTTCCCGCTTTTTTTGCGGTCTGATTATAAAAAAGTACATAATCACAAAGAAAAAAACAAGCGGCATCAAAAGTTGTGCTATAGCTGCACCTGTACTTATTGGCTGGCCCTCGGGATTATTTCCTGTTGGCATAGACTTTCCTCCTTATATAGTTTATTTTTCATATGATTATTAAAACTGCCTATATATTTATTCAACATGCTTGCAAAAAATCCTTTATTAATCAGGATATTTTTTTATAAATTCATTATAAAACTCAGGCAAGCTATCATCCATTATTGACTGTCTTATCTGTTTCATCAAATGGAGTAGATATCTAAGATTATGTATACTAGCTAAAATCGCCCCTAATATCTCTCCCGCCTTTATTAAATGGCGTATATATGCACGGGTAAAATTTTGACAGGCATAGCAGTCACATTCCGGATCCAATGGAGTAAAATCTCTCTCATATGTAGCATTCCTTATCACCAATTTACCTTGACTAGTCATCACCGTACCATTTCTAGCAATCCTGGTAGGTAGCACACAATCAAACATATCTACTCCTCGCATAACCCCTTCTATAAGACAATCAGGTGAACCAACCCCCATGAGATAACGCGGCTTATTGTTTGGCATCATAGGTACTAAATATTCAAGCATATCGTACATCAATGGTTTTGGTTCTCCAACGCTAAGCCCGCCTATACCATAACCTGGCAAATCAAGGGATAATATCTCTTCAGCACTCTTCTTGCGTAGATCCTTATATAGGTTTCCTTGAATTATGCCAAATAAAGCCTGGTCATCCCTGCCATGGGCTTTTTTACATCTCTTCGCCCAATTAGTCGTCCTGTCCACAGCCTCTTTTGCCTGCTCATACTCACATGGATATGGTGTACACTCATCAAATGCCATTATAATATCGGCACCTAGTGCGTTTTCTATCTCCATGGCCTTTTCAGGTCCAATGAAATGTGCTGAACCATCTAGATGGGATTTAAAATGCACCCCCTCATCCTCTATTTGCCTAAGATCAGCAAGACTGAACACTTGAAATCCGCCACTATCGGTGAGTATGGGGCGATCCCAGTTCATAAATTTGTGCAACCCTCCCGCCTCTGCCACTATATTATGCCCTGGGCGCATATATAGATGATAGGTATTTGCAAGTATTATTTGAGCCCCTATCTCTTTTAAATCTCTAGGGGTTACAGCCTTTACTGTAGCCTGGGTACCCACTGGCATGAATATTGGAGTATCAATATCTCCATGTGGAGTATGGAGTTTTCCTACCCTTGCCCCTGTCC
This region of Xylanivirga thermophila genomic DNA includes:
- the scfB gene encoding thioether cross-link-forming SCIFF peptide maturase, which codes for MIHKFEVNDIKMVLDVNSGAVHVIDDMIWDLLDYGPEFELDKVFSSLSHKYDKKDLTEGIDELRQLIKEDMLYSEWGDTIPYVAGPPVVKAMCLHAAHDCNLRCGYCFASTGSFNGERGMLDFETGRNALDFLISHSGNRKNLEVDFFGGEPLMNFDVVKQVVSYGRELEKRTGKTFKFTVTTNGVLLNDEIIDYINKEFVNVVISIDGRPQIHDAMRKTLNGKGSYEAIIDKAQKLAELRNQNDYYVRGTFTKHNLDFDQDVLHLADCGFKQISIEPVVAPEEEDYSIREEDLPRIFKSYDNLTKEYINRRRKGQGFNFFHFQVDLNQGPCAAKRALGCGAGNEYVAVASQGDIYPCHQFVGEKNFKMGNVNEGTFDTDMQLKFRGNNVFTKEDCSKCWAKFYCSGGCVANSYHFTGGIKKPYKLGCEMEKKRLECALAIKALEMLDSID
- the scfA gene encoding six-cysteine ranthipeptide SCIFF, giving the protein MKHIKTLHKGNLKESLSKGGCGECQASCQSACKTSCTVANQSCQR
- a CDS encoding TIGR04086 family membrane protein produces the protein MKRDGQVNNTLLILKGSLLAVIITLLCFIVFAIIMKFANLGEDVIGPVNQVIRVISIAIGSALPAKVSKNKGWIKGAITGGLYIVWAFVISILFSNHVSFDSILLSDVLLGFIVGAIGGIIGVNI
- the yajC gene encoding preprotein translocase subunit YajC, whose protein sequence is MPTGNNPEGQPISTGAAIAQLLMPLVFFFVIMYFFIIRPQKKREKETTEMLNSIKVGDNITTIGGICAKVVGIRDDVLTIEVGKDKVNLVIERWAIKEVEKPISD
- the tgt gene encoding tRNA guanosine(34) transglycosylase Tgt, whose amino-acid sequence is MGFDFKFELIKECKRTGARVGKLHTPHGDIDTPIFMPVGTQATVKAVTPRDLKEIGAQIILANTYHLYMRPGHNIVAEAGGLHKFMNWDRPILTDSGGFQVFSLADLRQIEDEGVHFKSHLDGSAHFIGPEKAMEIENALGADIIMAFDECTPYPCEYEQAKEAVDRTTNWAKRCKKAHGRDDQALFGIIQGNLYKDLRKKSAEEILSLDLPGYGIGGLSVGEPKPLMYDMLEYLVPMMPNNKPRYLMGVGSPDCLIEGVMRGVDMFDCVLPTRIARNGTVMTSQGKLVIRNATYERDFTPLDPECDCYACQNFTRAYIRHLIKAGEILGAILASIHNLRYLLHLMKQIRQSIMDDSLPEFYNEFIKKYPD